The DNA sequence GCAATGAAAAGAAACTGTTCAGATTGCTGGAAAAAGTGAATGCGCAGGAGAAGGTTTCAAGGTATGCGATCGTGCATGCCAACAATCCCGAAAAAGCAGAATCGTATCGTAAGCGCAGCGTCACCTTGCTTGGCAAGGAACCTGAATACATCATGAATATCTCCACGATCGTCGGTATGAGTGCCGGAGTCGGCACTGTGGCGATTTCATATATGTGTGAGGAGGAATCGTAAGATTTTTCCCATGTTTCCCAAAATAATGGAAAAATGAGAAAAGCGGCGGGGCGCAGATCCCAGCCGCTTTTCTCATTTCTTTTTGCGATATTTCTTCAATAATAACCCACCGGTGATTGATGCACCCGTTATTGACAGCCCGGTCATCAGGTAGGGGGTGCGGTACGTCAATGCGATGGTATGTTTGCCCGGGCTGATCGGCACCGCCAGCAAGCCATTCAGAGCGGTTGTTGTTTCGGCCGTTTCGCCATCAATCGTCGCTTTCCAGCCTTCGCTGTAGGGGATCGTCATCAGCAGAACCTCATCTTCAGCCGCAATCGTGACCGATCCTGTGATGTGGGTCTGGCTGAATGAGTCGATCGTCATGCCTTCCGCTTGCCGCCCGGAAATGGTCTCCTCGAACAACGCTTTGTTCAGTTCGTAAAGTTTCAGATCCTGAACACGTATCGAGTCCTCCAGCAGTTCGATCGTGAAGGTGATGTTCTCACCTTGCTGGTTGCTTGCGATGTTGATGACTTGGTCATTGCGGTAAGTCGTATAATAATCCAGTTTCACATTGTTCACATAAAGGGTTGCGTTATCGTCGTCGATGCCGGCATCCAGAATCAGATAATACGGATTGTCGCTGGCAGGCGTAAACTGGAATTCAATCCTGGAGATTGCCCCATCAACAGACCGGTAATAGGTTGTGTTCTGGGCATCCTTAGCAGCGGATGTGACATTCTGGAAGACGTTGGAATCGAACGGACGCAAGGAGAAGTAAGGTACGATGCTTTCCTGATTGTTGAAGGCATCCAATAGCTGCTCCTGCATCAATATGGGCTGATCCTCGATCGGCTCGAGATCCAATACACTGTCGGAAACCCCGAATGCCAATGACAACACATAGGGATTTTCGTAGGTGGAGGATCTGTCCGTTTCGGAAAAAAGATTGTACTGGGTCAGGTCCGGACGGGTGGAGTTGCGGTTCAATCGGTACACGCCGTCAGTGAGGTCATAAAAGGTTTCCGGCAACTTTTTGTCCTGGATGAAATACTTCACGCCGAAAAGCGCATCCGTAAACAAAGTCCCGGTTGAATATACGATAAAGCCGTTCCCGTCCGGAAAGCCCAGTGATCCGAACAAGGCGGGGATCTCCTTTTCGAAAGTGGAACTGAAGTGATTGATTCCAGCATAATTGGCTTGGAAACTGTCGTTTTTGGAGCGTTGGAACGTTTTTTCGATCCGGTAGAACGTGTCTGCAGGTGTCCGCACATCAGCCAGCATCGTATTCAGATTCGTTTGATAATCGGCGAATTCGTCCTGCTTGACGTAGCCCAACCGAAACAGGTCGATGGCTGCATTCGCCGTCATCTCTGCGGTGACCACGAAAAGCAAAGCGTAGGTCAGCCATTTTCTGGGCTGATCCCTGAGCATCAGCAACACCAACACAAGGACAGAAATGATTGCCGTTATCAATACTTGGACTGGCTCAAGAAATTCAAAATCCTTTTTCAGGACGTAGATGGCGGTGGCTGCATTCGCGATCAAAAGACAGCACGCCAGCGCAAAGGGAAACGGGCGATAGGAGCGCAAGGCCCGGAAGCCGTTCAACAGGAAAAAGAAACAAACAGTGAACGAAAAACGGTAAGGGTACCAGATCGGATATTGTCCGGCATGCCAGATTTTGTTAAGAAACTGGACATTCATCGCCAAAAAAAAGAGGACGGTCAGCGCAAACGAGGTGAATCGTTCTTTTTTTGAGAAGGCGGGATGAACAAAATAATAGATGTACGCAGTCAAAGCGACAGTGCCGATGAAGAGGTTCGGATGTCCGCTTGGCATCTGATCGAAATTGAACGCACCGATGTAAAACTTCGAAACGACTTCAAAAGGATCATAGGCGAAACTCCAATCGATCAGGCTGTTGGCATAGCTTGCTTTGCTGCCCAAAAGCGAGTAAAAAGTGGGGATCAGCAAAACGGAGCCAAAGCCAGCCCCCAGCAAAGAATAGCCGATGAAACGGGCCGATTGGATGAAGAAGTGCCTCAGATGCGTTTTCAGGCCGATTGGACCGGCAACTTCTTGTCTGGAATATGCAAAAATGGAATAGAAGACCAAAAAAACACAGATCATGAAGCCGATGTAATAATTGGAAATCAGCATCACTCCGAGAAAGAAGCTGTAGGAAAGACCGCTCTCACCCGACAGCAGTTTTTCCAGGCCCAGAATGATCAGGGGCAGGAAGACGAGCCCGTCCAGCCACATGACATTCAATTGGTTGACGATGACGTAACCCATCAAGGCATAACTCAAGGCGAAGGCCGGAACCAACAAGCCTTTGCCCCCGAAACGGGAAATCAGCAGATGAGCAAAAGTCAAACCTGAAGCCGAAACCTTCACCAGGATCAAGAGCGTCACCGCCAAAGGCAACTGGGACTGCGGAAACAGCAGAAAAATGAGGTTGAACGGACTCATCAGATAATACGCCCA is a window from the uncultured Trichococcus sp. genome containing:
- a CDS encoding YfhO family protein yields the protein MLKRFTTLSPQKNMLFLSFLLPLFVLMVIYATMGVYPFGNNTLLTVDLGQQYVDFFSYYRTTLLSDPSAVFFSFTKSFGGEMLGLWAYYLMSPFNLIFLLFPQSQLPLAVTLLILVKVSASGLTFAHLLISRFGGKGLLVPAFALSYALMGYVIVNQLNVMWLDGLVFLPLIILGLEKLLSGESGLSYSFFLGVMLISNYYIGFMICVFLVFYSIFAYSRQEVAGPIGLKTHLRHFFIQSARFIGYSLLGAGFGSVLLIPTFYSLLGSKASYANSLIDWSFAYDPFEVVSKFYIGAFNFDQMPSGHPNLFIGTVALTAYIYYFVHPAFSKKERFTSFALTVLFFLAMNVQFLNKIWHAGQYPIWYPYRFSFTVCFFFLLNGFRALRSYRPFPFALACCLLIANAATAIYVLKKDFEFLEPVQVLITAIISVLVLVLLMLRDQPRKWLTYALLFVVTAEMTANAAIDLFRLGYVKQDEFADYQTNLNTMLADVRTPADTFYRIEKTFQRSKNDSFQANYAGINHFSSTFEKEIPALFGSLGFPDGNGFIVYSTGTLFTDALFGVKYFIQDKKLPETFYDLTDGVYRLNRNSTRPDLTQYNLFSETDRSSTYENPYVLSLAFGVSDSVLDLEPIEDQPILMQEQLLDAFNNQESIVPYFSLRPFDSNVFQNVTSAAKDAQNTTYYRSVDGAISRIEFQFTPASDNPYYLILDAGIDDDNATLYVNNVKLDYYTTYRNDQVINIASNQQGENITFTIELLEDSIRVQDLKLYELNKALFEETISGRQAEGMTIDSFSQTHITGSVTIAAEDEVLLMTIPYSEGWKATIDGETAETTTALNGLLAVPISPGKHTIALTYRTPYLMTGLSITGASITGGLLLKKYRKKK